A single window of Nocardia higoensis DNA harbors:
- a CDS encoding UvrD-helicase domain-containing protein yields MPAPRPPGGDTFDLCGPLPSGTTVLEASAGTGKTYAIVGLAVRYVAEAGVRISELLLVTFSRSATQELRERTRDRFVTVAAALADPERARAAEDELIAHLAAAPDETVGLRRARLLTALSDFDAGTIATTHSFCQRMLDELGVAGERDPAARLVEAVDDLVHAVVEDLYLQRYARTEPPFALREAHALAREAIRDRHARLTPEDDGAAGERVAFAEAVRTETERRKRLAGLRDFDDLLVLLHDVLAEPGHGPDACARIRSRFRVALVDEFQDTDPLQWDILRGCFHGHTTLVLVGDPKQAIYAFRGAEVLSYLDAVSLADHRQELTRNRRSDPGLLRALDHLLGGAALGHPEISVYPVAATRAGSRLSGRAEQIRPLRVRCLPRTGVGPLQNGFPRVDRQRAVVARDLAADLVRLLESGTEVTVGRGAAVARRPVTAGDIAVLVRKRSHVSLVRDALDRVGIPSVLAGGTSVFATPSATDWLWVLRALEQPHRSDRVRLAACTPILGCTAAELDSGGADLVGTLSAQLREAARLFGRAGFAALFERLADRSRLAARLLAVENGERTLTDLRHIAQLLDEVSATEGYGLTALTRWLGERVRDPASGAVAGRSRRLDRDAAAVQIATVHASKGLEFPIVYLPFAWDNAKNPKPPTLLFHDDDGARVLDVGGPEARGYARRRQRCETEEAGEELRLLYVALTRAMCQVVAWWAPSATTAGGPLHRMMLGRADRGPEVPERAPVPAEARAVPAITAWAEPAAEVISVTAVDTAESVAPRRVRVEPDTAELAAARFDRTLDLLWRRTSYSALTEGAHETVTDTEPEDLRGPGDEPTTPALVAIEPDTASAAPSLMNDLPYGAEFGTLVHAVLERVDTDAADLAAEVRRRCQETAAELLAELDVDTLASALHAVLRTPLGFGCLADIAARDRLSELDFELPLAGGDTPTGRCATLGAVADLLRTHLAPEDDLCPYADLLAGLDDRALRGYLTGSIDAVLRVIGPEGPRFVIVDYKTNRLGIDLLTVDHYTRPRMAAEMLRSHYPLQALLYSVALHRYLRWRLPDYDPARHLGGCQYHFVRGMIGPDTPPGHGVFDWHPPVDLVVALSDLLAGTGEGAR; encoded by the coding sequence ATCCCGGCGCCGCGGCCCCCGGGCGGCGACACCTTCGACCTGTGCGGCCCGCTGCCGTCCGGCACCACTGTGCTCGAGGCCAGCGCGGGTACCGGCAAGACCTACGCGATCGTCGGGCTGGCCGTGCGCTACGTCGCCGAAGCCGGAGTCCGGATCTCCGAGCTGCTGCTGGTCACCTTCTCCCGCTCGGCCACCCAGGAACTGCGCGAGCGCACCAGGGACCGCTTCGTCACCGTCGCCGCCGCCCTGGCCGATCCGGAGCGCGCCCGCGCCGCCGAGGACGAACTGATCGCCCACCTCGCCGCGGCGCCCGACGAGACAGTGGGCCTGCGCCGCGCCCGCCTGCTCACGGCCCTGTCCGATTTCGACGCGGGCACCATCGCGACCACACACAGCTTCTGTCAGCGCATGCTTGACGAACTCGGCGTCGCCGGGGAGCGGGACCCGGCGGCACGCCTGGTGGAAGCCGTCGACGATCTGGTGCACGCCGTGGTCGAGGACCTGTACCTACAGCGCTACGCCCGCACCGAGCCGCCGTTCGCGTTGCGCGAGGCGCACGCGCTGGCCCGTGAGGCGATTCGTGACCGCCACGCCCGCCTGACCCCCGAGGACGACGGCGCGGCGGGGGAGCGGGTGGCCTTCGCCGAGGCGGTGCGCACCGAGACCGAGCGCCGCAAACGTCTCGCCGGACTCCGCGATTTCGACGACCTGCTGGTGCTGTTGCACGACGTGCTCGCCGAACCCGGCCACGGTCCCGACGCGTGCGCCCGGATCAGGTCCCGCTTCCGCGTCGCGCTGGTCGACGAGTTCCAGGACACCGACCCGCTGCAGTGGGACATCCTGCGCGGCTGCTTCCACGGTCACACCACGCTGGTGCTCGTCGGCGACCCCAAGCAGGCCATCTACGCCTTCCGCGGCGCCGAGGTGCTCAGCTATCTCGACGCCGTCTCCCTCGCCGACCACCGCCAGGAGCTGACCCGCAACCGGCGCAGCGATCCCGGCCTGTTGCGCGCCCTCGACCACCTGCTCGGCGGGGCCGCCCTCGGCCACCCGGAGATCAGCGTGTACCCAGTGGCCGCCACCCGAGCGGGCAGCAGGCTGTCCGGGCGGGCCGAACAGATCCGCCCGCTGCGGGTGCGCTGCCTGCCGCGCACCGGCGTCGGACCGTTGCAGAACGGGTTCCCCCGGGTGGACCGCCAGCGCGCCGTCGTCGCCCGAGATCTGGCCGCCGATCTCGTCCGCCTGCTCGAATCCGGGACCGAAGTGACCGTCGGCCGGGGTGCGGCGGTGGCCCGCCGTCCGGTCACCGCCGGGGACATCGCAGTCCTGGTGCGCAAACGGTCCCATGTCTCGCTGGTGCGCGACGCGCTGGACCGCGTCGGCATCCCGTCGGTATTGGCAGGCGGCACCAGCGTTTTCGCCACACCCAGCGCCACGGATTGGCTGTGGGTGCTGCGCGCGCTGGAACAGCCGCACCGCTCCGATCGTGTCCGCCTCGCCGCCTGCACACCCATTCTGGGATGCACGGCCGCCGAACTCGACAGCGGCGGAGCCGATCTGGTCGGCACGCTGAGCGCCCAGCTGCGCGAGGCCGCCCGATTGTTCGGGCGCGCCGGATTCGCGGCGCTGTTCGAGCGGCTGGCCGACCGCTCCCGGCTCGCTGCGCGCCTGCTGGCCGTCGAGAACGGCGAACGCACACTGACCGACCTGCGCCACATCGCCCAACTGCTCGACGAGGTATCGGCCACCGAGGGCTATGGACTGACCGCGCTGACCCGGTGGCTGGGCGAGCGGGTGCGTGACCCCGCGTCCGGCGCGGTGGCCGGCCGCTCGCGCCGCCTGGACCGCGACGCCGCCGCCGTCCAGATCGCGACCGTGCACGCCAGCAAGGGGCTCGAGTTCCCCATCGTGTACCTGCCGTTCGCGTGGGACAACGCCAAGAACCCGAAACCGCCCACACTGCTGTTCCACGACGACGACGGCGCCCGCGTGCTCGACGTCGGCGGCCCCGAAGCCCGCGGTTACGCCCGGCGCAGGCAGCGCTGTGAAACCGAGGAGGCCGGGGAGGAACTGCGCCTGCTCTACGTGGCGCTGACCCGCGCCATGTGCCAGGTCGTCGCCTGGTGGGCGCCCTCGGCCACGACGGCGGGTGGGCCGCTGCACCGGATGATGCTCGGCCGCGCCGACCGCGGCCCGGAGGTGCCCGAACGCGCGCCGGTGCCCGCCGAGGCCCGGGCCGTGCCCGCGATCACGGCGTGGGCCGAGCCTGCGGCGGAGGTGATCTCGGTGACCGCCGTGGACACCGCCGAATCCGTCGCGCCACGCCGCGTCCGCGTCGAACCGGACACCGCCGAACTCGCGGCCGCACGCTTCGACCGCACTCTGGACCTGCTGTGGCGGCGCACGTCCTATTCGGCGCTCACCGAAGGCGCGCACGAGACCGTCACCGACACCGAACCCGAGGATCTGCGCGGCCCCGGCGACGAGCCCACCACGCCCGCGCTGGTGGCGATCGAACCGGACACCGCGTCCGCCGCGCCGTCGTTGATGAACGACCTGCCCTATGGCGCGGAGTTCGGCACCCTCGTGCACGCGGTCCTCGAACGCGTCGACACCGACGCCGCGGATCTGGCCGCCGAAGTCCGGCGGCGCTGCCAGGAGACCGCCGCCGAACTCCTCGCCGAACTCGACGTCGACACCCTCGCGAGCGCTCTGCACGCGGTCCTGCGCACCCCGCTCGGTTTCGGCTGCCTGGCCGACATCGCTGCCCGGGATCGGCTGAGCGAGCTGGACTTCGAGCTGCCGCTGGCCGGCGGTGACACCCCCACCGGGCGGTGCGCCACCCTGGGCGCCGTTGCCGACCTGCTGCGCACCCACCTCGCACCCGAGGACGACCTGTGCCCCTACGCCGATCTGCTCGCCGGTCTCGACGACCGCGCCCTGCGCGGCTATCTGACCGGCAGTATCGACGCTGTCCTGCGCGTCATCGGCCCCGAGGGGCCGCGATTCGTCATCGTCGACTACAAGACCAACCGCCTGGGCATCGACCTGCTGACGGTCGACCACTACACCCGGCCGCGCATGGCCGCCGAGATGCTGCGCTCGCACTACCCGTTGCAGGCGCTGCTGTATTCCGTCGCCCTGCACCGGTATCTGCGTTGGCGACTGCCCGACTACGACCCGGCTCGTCATCTCGGCGGGTGCCAGTACCACTTCGTTCGCGGCATGATCGGCCCGGACACCCCGCCCGGCCACGGCGTCTTCGACTGGCATCCGCCCGTCGACCTGGTCGTCGCGCTCTCGGACCTGCTGGCGGGCACGGGAGAGGGAGCGCGATGA
- the recD gene encoding exodeoxyribonuclease V subunit alpha: MTAIQVAQRGTGLLRVFNEAGVLSAADVHVAVRLGRLGREESELVLFAAALAVRAVRSGSVCLELDRMREIGVDVDEDWDVGHGVDPAALPWPDIDAVTAALRVSPLVCGGPAGPLCPLRVVPPAPGDDGGPLLYLDRYHRQEQTIRRVLTERAASHPTVDAAVVRRELDRLFGVDGGAPDRQRLAAALAATHWTTVVAGGPGTGKTHTIARVLALLEAHRRAGPGAAPLRIALAAPTGKAAARLQEAVREQAGELGLPELAAATLHRLLGWQRGRGNRFRYNEFNRLPYDVVVVDETSMVSLTMMSSLLSALRADTRLVLVGDPDQLASVDAGAVLADLVAGPVVGAPNPVLDDILGTPPPDAAEHPEGVTELERTRIRGGIVRLTRGRRFGGHIAELAVAVRAGDADRALELLRAGGADLSLCEPEDIDAVRADVVRAARTVSDAARAGDAAAALTALESHRLLCAHRRGPFGVERWDRMAGEWAAAAGAGQDGASGPWYPGQPLLVTANDHQARIYNGDTGVIVTMPDGSLRAALLRGSDPYLVHPTQFPSVVTVFAMTIHRSQGSQYDTVSIVLPEPESTLLTRELLYTAITRARGHVRVIGTEEAIRAAVGRRVLRASGLARRVTI; this comes from the coding sequence ATGACCGCGATCCAGGTGGCTCAGCGCGGCACGGGGCTGCTGCGCGTGTTCAACGAAGCCGGTGTGCTCTCGGCGGCCGACGTGCACGTCGCGGTGCGCCTGGGCAGGCTCGGCCGGGAGGAATCGGAGCTGGTGCTGTTCGCGGCCGCACTGGCGGTGCGCGCGGTGCGCTCGGGATCGGTGTGCCTGGAACTGGACCGGATGCGCGAGATCGGCGTGGACGTCGACGAGGACTGGGATGTCGGTCATGGCGTGGACCCGGCCGCCCTGCCCTGGCCGGACATCGACGCGGTGACAGCGGCGCTGCGGGTGAGCCCGCTGGTGTGCGGCGGTCCGGCCGGACCGTTGTGCCCGCTGCGGGTGGTGCCGCCCGCGCCCGGCGACGACGGTGGCCCGCTGCTCTATCTCGATCGCTACCACCGGCAGGAACAGACCATTCGCCGGGTGCTCACCGAGCGGGCGGCGAGCCACCCCACGGTCGACGCGGCCGTGGTCCGCCGCGAGCTGGACCGGCTGTTCGGCGTCGACGGCGGTGCCCCCGACCGGCAGCGTCTGGCCGCCGCACTCGCCGCGACCCACTGGACCACGGTCGTGGCGGGCGGTCCCGGCACCGGCAAGACGCACACCATCGCCCGCGTGCTGGCGCTGCTCGAGGCGCACCGGCGGGCCGGTCCGGGCGCCGCGCCGCTGCGGATCGCGCTGGCCGCGCCCACCGGCAAGGCGGCCGCCCGCCTGCAGGAGGCGGTCCGGGAGCAGGCGGGCGAACTCGGCCTGCCCGAGCTGGCCGCCGCGACACTGCACCGGCTGCTCGGCTGGCAGCGCGGGCGCGGAAACCGTTTCCGGTACAACGAGTTCAATCGCCTGCCCTACGACGTGGTCGTCGTCGACGAGACTTCCATGGTGTCGCTGACCATGATGAGCAGCCTGCTGTCGGCATTGCGCGCCGACACCCGGCTGGTGCTCGTCGGCGACCCGGACCAGCTCGCCTCCGTCGACGCGGGCGCCGTGCTCGCCGACCTGGTGGCCGGACCGGTCGTCGGTGCGCCCAACCCGGTGCTCGACGACATCCTCGGCACGCCGCCCCCGGACGCCGCCGAGCACCCGGAGGGTGTGACCGAACTCGAGCGGACCCGGATACGCGGCGGCATCGTGCGCCTCACCCGCGGCAGGCGCTTCGGCGGCCACATCGCCGAACTGGCCGTCGCGGTCCGGGCCGGGGACGCCGACCGCGCCCTCGAGTTGTTACGCGCGGGCGGCGCCGACCTGTCGCTGTGCGAGCCCGAGGACATCGACGCCGTGCGCGCGGACGTGGTGCGCGCCGCCCGCACGGTCTCCGACGCCGCCCGCGCCGGCGATGCCGCGGCCGCTCTCACCGCCCTGGAATCGCACCGACTGCTGTGCGCCCACCGCCGCGGTCCCTTCGGCGTGGAGCGCTGGGACCGGATGGCGGGGGAGTGGGCAGCCGCCGCGGGCGCGGGCCAGGACGGCGCGTCCGGACCCTGGTATCCCGGTCAGCCCCTGCTCGTCACCGCCAACGATCACCAGGCGCGCATCTACAACGGCGACACCGGTGTCATCGTCACCATGCCCGACGGCTCGCTGCGCGCCGCCCTGCTGCGCGGCAGCGACCCCTATCTGGTCCATCCGACCCAGTTCCCCTCTGTCGTCACCGTCTTCGCGATGACCATCCACCGCAGCCAGGGCAGCCAGTACGACACCGTCTCCATCGTGCTGCCCGAACCCGAATCGACCCTGCTGACCAGGGAACTGCTCTACACCGCGATCACCCGCGCCCGCGGGCACGTCCGCGTCATCGGCACCGAGGAAGCGATCCGCGCCGCCGTCGGGCGACGCGTGTTGCGAGCCAGCGGACTCGCCAGGCGCGTGACCATCTGA
- a CDS encoding nucleoside hydrolase, translating to MRQKIIVDVDTGIDDSLALLYLLASPEAEVLGIASTAGNVGAAQVAANNLAWLEVCRAPEIEVALGADRPLAIELRTTEDTHGPQGIGYARLPVSGRALSDRSAARMWVESARAHPGEIIGLCTGPLTNLALALRLEPELPRLLRRLVVMGGAFNHPGNTTPTNEWNVHVDPEAAKEVFDAFSAAPPDRRPLICALDVTETIEMRPGHLRVLAERAGSSPVEVPAPTDPPGRCSTASNPIVRHLTDAVRFYFEFHQSYDQGYLAHMHDPFAAAVALDPSLAVVRPATVDVELTGTLTRATTVADWAGMWGRPFNADIVVGTDPEAFFDRLLARVGDFARSVYPPTPRVAHRSSLEVS from the coding sequence GTGCGGCAGAAGATCATCGTGGACGTCGATACCGGGATCGACGACTCGCTGGCGCTGCTCTACCTGCTGGCCTCGCCCGAGGCCGAGGTGCTCGGCATCGCGTCGACCGCGGGCAATGTCGGGGCCGCGCAGGTCGCCGCCAACAATCTGGCCTGGCTGGAGGTGTGCCGCGCGCCGGAGATCGAGGTGGCGCTGGGCGCGGACCGACCGCTGGCGATCGAGTTGCGCACCACCGAGGACACCCACGGACCACAGGGCATCGGGTATGCCCGGCTGCCGGTGTCCGGACGGGCGCTGTCGGACCGGTCGGCGGCGCGGATGTGGGTGGAGTCGGCACGGGCGCATCCCGGCGAGATCATCGGATTGTGCACCGGACCGCTGACCAATCTGGCCCTGGCGCTACGGCTCGAACCCGAGCTGCCGCGCCTGCTGCGCCGGCTGGTGGTGATGGGCGGGGCGTTCAACCACCCGGGCAATACGACGCCGACGAACGAGTGGAACGTGCACGTCGATCCGGAAGCGGCCAAAGAAGTCTTCGACGCCTTCTCCGCGGCACCGCCCGACCGCAGGCCGTTGATCTGCGCGCTGGACGTCACCGAGACCATCGAGATGCGTCCGGGCCATCTGCGTGTGCTGGCCGAACGGGCGGGCAGCAGCCCGGTCGAGGTGCCCGCGCCCACCGATCCGCCCGGACGATGTTCGACGGCGAGCAATCCGATCGTGCGGCACCTCACCGACGCGGTGCGCTTCTACTTCGAGTTCCACCAGTCCTACGACCAGGGGTATCTGGCGCACATGCACGACCCGTTCGCCGCGGCCGTGGCGCTGGACCCCTCGCTGGCGGTGGTCCGCCCGGCCACGGTGGACGTCGAGCTGACCGGCACGCTGACCCGCGCCACCACGGTCGCCGACTGGGCGGGCATGTGGGGCAGGCCGTTCAATGCCGACATCGTCGTGGGCACCGATCCCGAGGCGTTCTTCGACCGTCTCCTCGCCCGGGTGGGTGATTTCGCGCGCTCTGTGTATCCGCCCACGCCGCGCGTGGCGCACCGTTCGAGCCTGGAGGTCTCATGA
- a CDS encoding CoA transferase — MNAHNRLVHEYESGIGVPASGVIDSPDPGSNLAATLPVWTLAAGSVAAVAAAANRMRDAHGLAPVSHRIDPERITAAFSSDHLLRVDGKQVQSWADLSGFFPTFDGWVRTHANYPHHRSRLLTALGLPEDIPFDIAVAQIAMSRASDIEDNAAAAGAVAVQVRTEEEWAATPQAADAAAGPLVSMEQREDRAGTRPRSEATPFQPLRGVRVLDMTRVIAGPVATRTLALLGAEVLRIDPPWLPELPWQFADTCQGKHSVLMDMRGHAVAFHDLLSQADVLVTGYRPGALESAGLITAVRRGLIHARISAWGESGPWSGRRGFDSIVQAATGIAVLEGAPQMPGSLPAQAIDHSTGYLLAAGIIDALAAHTYDGVGRDVRASLARTASWLLSAPGRTLKHPPPAVPNLNAVVAHGNLHTAAPALAEYPDYAWPAPQIGSGTPAWPVRTR; from the coding sequence GTGAACGCGCACAATCGGCTGGTCCACGAGTACGAATCCGGAATCGGCGTCCCGGCGTCCGGCGTTATCGATTCGCCTGATCCCGGCAGCAATCTCGCTGCGACACTGCCGGTGTGGACGCTGGCCGCGGGATCGGTGGCGGCCGTGGCGGCCGCGGCCAATCGTATGCGCGACGCGCACGGGCTCGCACCCGTGTCCCATCGGATCGACCCGGAACGCATCACCGCCGCGTTCTCCAGCGACCACCTGCTGCGCGTCGACGGCAAGCAGGTGCAGAGCTGGGCCGACCTGTCCGGCTTCTTCCCGACCTTCGACGGCTGGGTCCGCACCCACGCCAACTACCCGCACCATCGTTCCCGTCTGCTCACCGCCCTCGGTCTACCCGAGGACATCCCGTTCGACATCGCGGTCGCGCAGATCGCCATGAGCCGTGCCTCCGACATCGAGGACAATGCCGCCGCGGCGGGCGCTGTCGCGGTCCAGGTACGTACCGAGGAGGAGTGGGCGGCCACCCCACAGGCCGCCGACGCCGCCGCCGGGCCCCTGGTGTCGATGGAACAACGCGAGGACCGCGCGGGCACCCGGCCGCGTTCGGAGGCCACCCCGTTCCAGCCGCTGCGCGGGGTGCGCGTACTCGACATGACCAGGGTGATCGCCGGGCCCGTCGCCACCCGCACCCTGGCGCTGCTCGGCGCGGAGGTGCTGCGCATCGACCCGCCGTGGCTGCCGGAACTGCCGTGGCAGTTCGCCGACACCTGTCAGGGCAAGCATTCGGTGCTGATGGACATGCGCGGCCACGCCGTGGCCTTCCACGATCTGCTCTCCCAGGCCGATGTGCTGGTGACCGGATACCGGCCGGGCGCGCTGGAGAGCGCGGGCCTGATCACCGCGGTCCGGCGCGGCCTGATCCACGCCAGGATCAGCGCCTGGGGCGAATCGGGCCCGTGGAGCGGGCGGCGCGGCTTCGACAGCATCGTGCAGGCCGCGACCGGTATCGCCGTGCTCGAGGGCGCCCCCCAGATGCCCGGCTCGCTGCCCGCGCAGGCCATCGACCATTCGACCGGCTACCTGCTCGCCGCGGGCATCATCGACGCGCTCGCCGCGCACACCTATGACGGCGTCGGCCGCGATGTCCGGGCCTCGTTGGCGCGCACCGCTTCCTGGCTGCTCAGCGCACCGGGCCGCACCCTCAAGCATCCGCCGCCCGCGGTGCCGAACCTCAACGCGGTGGTGGCGCACGGAAACCTGCACACCGCCGCTCCCGCGCTGGCCGAGTATCCGGACTACGCCTGGCCCGCGCCCCAGATCGGGTCGGGAACACCGGCCTGGCCGGTGCGCACGCGCTGA
- a CDS encoding amidohydrolase family protein, whose translation MTGHSHHGEYSLSTDYADDTAYLAAFRDRLGLPGIVDVHTHFMPESVLRKVWAYFDSVGPLVGRQWPITYRDEEQVRLKTLRGFGVRAFTALVYPHKPDMAAWLNDWTAEFAARTPDCLHTATFYPEPQAAAYVATAIERGARVFKVHIQVGDFAPNDPLLTPVWGQLAEAGVPVVIHCGSGPAPGRFTGPEPIAELLSRFPTLRLIVAHMGTPEYSRFLDLAERYPNVSLDTTMVWTDFSEAGAPYPVTEYDRLRALSERILFGSDFPNIPYPYAHAVQAVERLDLGADWLRKVFWENAARMFDLS comes from the coding sequence ATGACCGGTCACAGCCACCACGGCGAGTACTCGCTGTCGACCGACTACGCCGACGACACCGCCTACCTGGCCGCGTTCCGGGATCGACTCGGCCTGCCGGGCATCGTCGACGTGCACACCCACTTCATGCCGGAGTCGGTGCTGCGCAAGGTCTGGGCCTACTTCGACTCGGTGGGCCCGCTGGTGGGCAGGCAGTGGCCGATCACCTACCGCGACGAGGAGCAGGTGCGGCTGAAGACCCTGCGCGGGTTCGGTGTCCGCGCCTTCACCGCGCTGGTGTATCCGCACAAGCCGGACATGGCCGCGTGGCTCAACGACTGGACCGCCGAGTTCGCCGCCCGCACGCCCGACTGCCTGCACACCGCGACCTTCTACCCCGAACCGCAGGCCGCCGCCTATGTCGCCACGGCGATCGAGCGCGGTGCCCGGGTGTTCAAGGTGCACATCCAGGTCGGCGATTTCGCCCCGAACGATCCGCTGCTCACCCCGGTGTGGGGGCAGCTGGCCGAGGCAGGGGTTCCGGTGGTGATCCACTGCGGGTCCGGGCCCGCGCCGGGGCGGTTCACCGGGCCGGAGCCGATCGCCGAACTGCTGAGCCGGTTTCCCACTCTGCGACTGATCGTGGCGCACATGGGCACCCCTGAGTACAGCAGGTTCCTCGACCTGGCCGAGCGTTATCCGAACGTCTCGCTCGACACCACGATGGTGTGGACCGATTTCAGCGAGGCAGGCGCGCCGTACCCGGTCACCGAGTACGACCGGCTGCGCGCGCTGTCCGAGCGCATCCTTTTCGGCAGCGACTTCCCGAACATCCCGTACCCGTACGCGCACGCGGTCCAGGCCGTCGAGCGCCTGGATCTCGGCGCGGACTGGCTGCGGAAGGTGTTCTGGGAGAACGCCGCCCGCATGTTCGACCTGAGCTGA